The DNA window GGTACAAACCATTTGATAGGAGGCAGCCTTGCTGCAATTCGATCCTAGTTCGATCCAGCTTCTCTTTCGACAGCCAACACTTTTGCTTGATTTTAATGGACCTGGCTTGATGTGTGGCATCATGCTATAACCTGTTTCCCCACATTTGGTTCATCTCCCGCATCGCATTCGTGTTATGTTGAGCTTGCACAAGCTCTCGACAAGCTTGCACTCACACTCTCACCCTCGCTGTCCTCACGCGACCCTGACGCCCAGTTCAACGGCTGCACAGCCTCCGAGCTCCCCGTCCGTATCCCCCGCGATTCGGCGCTCACCTCCCGGCCGCAAATCGCCGCAATTACCGCCGCAGTCCGCTACTCGTCCGGGTTGTGTGCCGAGCTCTCCATCAACTTTCAGCTCCCGCTCCTATCTCATTTCTTGCCATCTCCGGCACAGGGTTGTTGTTCTTACCAGGCCGTGCCCTTGCTGACTGATGTGGTGTTCTCCCCTTCATAGCTATCAGATCTAAGCAAGCTCATCATTCAGTCGTACCATGACGCTTGTCTCCGAGTTCGTCTGCCCACCCTTGACTTCCacttcatcatcttgtcATCGAACACATGTTTTCCTTGCCCTCATCTGTCTGGTTGAACCCTAACAAGCCACTGACCGTGCTCATAGCCAAGTACGGCGGCTTGACGCCTACCTTGATCGTCTGCCAGTTCTGTCTGAGGTGACATCTGAAGATGAACACTCAGAGACCGGAGAACACGGGTTTGCTACGACTAATGCTTTCTCAACTCCGCGTCTCGATCACTTACTTCGTACCATCCAGTCTCTGAGTACCACTTCATCTTCGCAACCTCTTCTACCAGCTTGGCGTATTAGGGACCTTCTTATCTCATCTGACATCCCTGCCCCTGCAAGCCTTTCAGTAAACGAAACTCAGTCTGATGGTGCCAAGAGTCCTTATGAGAATGAGCTCGAATGGCTTCTCGTGAGCAAAGCCACCATTCAACTCCACGGCGTTGTTCTTAACACGCTTTTGGACCAAATCGTCCCCCTCAATGATGATGTTTGGTACTGGGATGAGGTACTAGGCTCTTATTCTTACAGCAGTCTCTATGCTGTCCAGACATCCCCCTTGAGGGTCTGGGCCTGGTCCCAGGAAGTCTGCACTGCTACCAAATTACGCATCCAGGCAGGCTCTCTTCACCATGCTCCAGGCGAACTCGTCGACTCTACAACTTCAAGTCTATCACAGCAATGGTCTCAGTTTTACGGCATCGTGCAAGACAGTGTCCGGGAACGGTCAATTGCCAACATTCAACGCAGGGTCTTGTCGCCTGTGGCTTTGTCTCGCTCCGAGGCTCGACGCAAGCAGGCGCAGCTTAAGAAACTGCGCGAGATCACGGCAAGCGGTCTTGGTGTGTTGATGGATGAGGGTCTCCAATTTGGTCTTGACGACGATAAGGCTGATCTTCAGGACCACCACGACCTTAAGGGTGTTGTCGAACGCAGTGTTGCGCTCATTGATATGGTTCTGAAAGAAGTGTCCACTCTCGACGTTAATATCAGCGATTTCGAGGACAAGGTTTTTGCCGGAGTTGAAGAGGATCCTGAGCTCTCTGTTCACATTGAGGGTAGTAGCACTGCCGATCGACCAGCGGTTTTAGCTCGACGACTACTCGGCATCATCGACAGGTCTCTCCCCGAACATCTGACTGCCATGCACGCCCTAGCAAAGGAAAACGGTCGGCCCGGTGCCTTTGTTCGCTACTGGCTTCCTGCGACTATTGGCCTTCTCTCCTCAACAACTGTCCTGCGCATCTTGGTTAACCGGAAGGCTGACATTATTGAATGGTTTATTGGATTCGGCGAGACTATCCGCGACTTCTGGTTTAATTGGGTTATCGAACCGACCTCTAAGATCATCTCGACCATTCGACATGACAAGACCAGCGAGATTGCAATTATGAGCAGGGACAGCCTCAAAGCCGATCGCGAGAGCCTTGAGCGTATGGTAGTTGACTTTGCTCTTGATAAGCCACACTTCGCTACGGAAACTGGAAGCATCCTGTCCGATACTCAAGTCGACGATATCCGTCACAAGGTAGCAGAAGGCGACGTTACCCCTGTACTGCGAGCATTCGAGAAGGATCTGCGACGCCCTTTCGTGGGTACGATCCGTGGAGATCTCGTGCGATCCCTCCTTATTCAGGTCCAGAAAAcaaaggtcgaccttgaggTCGCCATGACCGGCATTGATTCGCTCCTCAAGAGTCAGGAGCTTGTATTCGGCTTCGTCGGTCTTACTCCAGGTGTACTCGTTTCATATAGCATGTTTCAATACCTCCGGGGCGTCTTTGGGGGCCGATCTGGACAGCGTCAAACTCGCAAGGCTGGCCAAGCTATCCGTGTTCTTCGCAACGTCGACCGCATTTTATCCGAGGCTCGACCTACAGAGACTAACCTTCTCTCGTACAAGGATCACGGTCTCTTGCTCGCCGAAGTTCACATTTTAAGAAACCTGGTCGATAAGCTCATGCCTCGGGAGATTGGAAGGGAGTTCCTTGAGGACTTGGACGACCTGTCTAATATGAAGGGGATTCAGCTGCAGACCAGGTCATTGGAGCGTATTCGATGGGCTTACGCAAGATGGCTCCACTAAGTTGTTGGTACATGGTTACTTATTATGAGTCTGACGATGTTCTCTGTGTACTAGCTTTTGCTGGGCAGGGAGAAACAGTTACATTGTACTCTATACATTACATAGCTGGATTACATAAATGACTGATGAGTAGAAATACAATTTCATGTTTCGACTTGAAGCTCCATTGGTCTCGGCACTGCACCATGCCTGCATACATCAGGCACCTATCTGTAGTGGGCAACAGAACAGTTGACCTCCTAGCTTGAGAGTTTAGAATGAATAACATAAGAAGTCTGATTTAAGTCGCATACATAAGCTGGCCACtagtttcgtctcttatgttcTTGGCGAACAATTTTCTTGATATCCCAACGCTACATTCCCAAACGCCTCTCCCGCGGTTTGTAATTTTTCGTTATATATCACAAAATGCGCCCGACGTTAATATCAATTGTCTAGCCCAATAGCCTGGAAATATCTGCTGCCCGAGTATTCTCACGCTTTTTGTTCCTCGAGTTCTTCTCCTGGAATGCCTTCGTCACCAACTCTCGCTTCTCGCTTTGCACATCAAGTACCCGCTCCTCCACTGAGCCTTCCATAACGAGGCGGAAAATGGTCGTCTCGCGGATCTGCCCGAGACGGTGGACACGGTCAATGGCTTGATCTTCGATGGCTGGCGCCCACCCTATAGAGATGATGTTAGTTAATGGGGATCTATCTGGAAATGTATAAGATTGAGGGAACTTGCAGCTGTCTGAAAGAATGACGGTATCAGCGGCTACGAGGTTAAGACCAACACTGCAAACTGCGAGACTGGCAAGCATGACTCGTGTCTTAGGGTCGCTGTCGAGAGCCTCTATAGCCTTGTCGCGCTTATCCGCCTTCATGCTACCATCGATGCGTGTGTATCCCATTCCCTCGGCTTTGAGCTGCGCCTCAACAATATTGAGGAAAGATGTCCACTGAGAGAAGACAACTACCTTGGAGCCCCCCTTTTGCATGGTCGCCTTGAGTATCTGCATCATCGCTTCCGTCTTGGAGCTCTGTGACTCAGCATCGAAATTGCCTTCATCGCCTGCGTCTTCGGGCGTTGGCTCGAGAAGGCTGGATTCGTCAAGCTTGTTACGACACATCGGACATTTGTGCTGGATTTGAATAGCACGAATAATACAACCCTGGCAGAACACATGTTTGCAGGTAGTAATGACAGGGCCATTTGGAATATCATAACAGATAGCACATTCCTCCTGGCTTTCAATGTACAGGCGCAGGGCTTCCTGCAGGAGGCCGCGGTTCTTGTCGTTGAGCGGAACCACTTCGTGCTCTTCAAGTAGTTTGAGAATATCGCTGACGCGTTCTTTACAAAGCGTCCAATGATTGCAGATTTGTCGAAGGCGAAGCAGGCGCTCCAGTACATTTTGGAAGCGTCCCTTTTGGCCCATTTGAGAGCCTGCCTGCCACTGTTCCAGCTCGCCTCTGGCTTCATCCAATAATGCATCATACTTGCGTTTCTCGTCCTTTCGGAACGGAATTCTATGGACATACTCCTTTTTGATTGGAAGCTTGAGGTCCACAAATTTCATATCCTTTTTGCGACGGAGACAAAGGTCATGCATAAGGACCTGGAGTAGTTTTTCGCCAGTCTTATCACCGACAGCAAGTCTACGGGTGATTTGAGCATTGAAAATCTCGGACTGTTCGATGCCTCCGGTGATGTGAAGAAACTTGATAAGAGAGTGCAGATCTTTGACCGAGTTGACAATCGGCGTTCCTGTTAAAACCCAGCGAGACTCTGCATTGATCTCACAGGCAGCTTGAGCCACCTTGGTATTGGAGTTTCGAATAGTGTGACCCTCATCGAGAACGACTCGACGCCACTTGATGTCTTGCGAGGTCAAGGCTCTCTTCACACCTTGATCGCGCTCTCTAGCAAGCCTTCCATAGCTGGTGATCACAACGTCACAGCCCTGAAGCTGTTTCGCAGTTGCCTTTTCGCTACCGTGATACGTGATTATGTTGGGCTGCTTGTCTCCGCGGACATGCCGCTTGATCTGTTGGCTCCAATTACTCATGACACTGACAGGTGCCACGATGAGGGTCGGGCCCTTGCCGCCAGTTAGGATCAAGCTGATGATCTGGAGGGTTTTGCCCAAACCCATGTCGTCAGCAAGGATACCTCCTGAAAGCAGCTTTGGTGCTGTGTTTGTTACAAAGCCAGACGCAACGTTGAAGAACTTGTTCTTGGACTGATGCAGCCAGAGCTGTACTGAGTCCTTGGATCCCTCCGCTGGGAGCTGGGGGTTCTCCTTGGAAGTCATCCAAGCCAGTCCCTTCTATAAGTTAGTTAAGCCCGTCATTTACCGTGGGAAAGCATACCTGTAGCTGGTATGGCAAGAGCTGTGCCTTCAAATCTTCGGGCTGCTCAGCCATTTgcatcttctccaactcaTCCTCGCCAATCGCAAGTGACTTGATGGCGTCGCCGCCCTTGCGCATCTCGATAGCCTCACTCTTCTGGAGTACATTATCCATAGTGATCTCTGGTTTCTGGGGAACAGAAAGTTCTGAACCGACCCCATGGGTCGAGCAGCCATTCATCAAGCCCAATGCAGCCTTCTTGCGGGCCTCAGCTTCCTTTCTAGTGTTCTTGAGTTCCGTAGCAGTGACTAGTTTGTCTTTCTTGAGTAGCTCCTCGATCCTGGAACGCTCCTGCGGGTCGCTAGACCCATAGAAGAAGAGCTTAATCGGGCAGTCATAGAAGGCCTTTTCGCCCATGAGTTGGGCTTCGAGAACGATGTCGCCGCGATCCTGAGTTTCTCGTCAGAAAAGTGGCCTTTCAAGTGCGCGTACATGGTAGTCTGTCTTACCACATATGGGGCAATTTTCTCTACAATTTTACGCGGTAGATGGCCGATTTGATTACCAACGACATTGTCCACCCGAATAGCATTTCGGTCGTACTGCAGCAGGTCAGATGTGGTCAATCAGGCTATTTCGCAGGCAATGAGGCCACTTGGAGTATTACGAACCGCGTTGTTGGGTTCTCGTTTACAGAGAACAGCTTCTGTGTAATTGTAAGTATTTTGAAGGGCGgacgaaagaagagaaaggcatACCTCCTGATGATGCGTATCCTTGATAATACTGTACGCCGACAATCTTCCCATCTATACAATGTTAGATTACTTGTGTCGCGATGTGTGATGTATGTGGCGTACGAAATGTCCCATAGAGTTCCAAGGGAGGGCCTTCATCGTCCTGAGTCAAGTCAAGATAATCGGGTTCAGCTGTAGATGATGGAGCATTTTGTGATGAATGACCGCCTCCATAGACACTAGTTCCACTTTGTCCGGGATGGTTTTGGCTTTGGTGTTGACCGGGTCCATTTGGAGCGGGCCGTTTTTGACGCGTCTCGCTTTCATCGTCACCTGTAAGGTCGATAAACTCATGCGCGCGTttggctggtttcggcaTGCTGGCGATAACACAAATATTGCGAAATACTGGCGAAAagagaggaaagaagaacacgtttctctttctcctctGGCTAGATACTTAGGTACCTGATCTAATGAAGGTACCTAGAGATCTTCTCTTTGCTCTTGTACTGCTTTGAAGGCTtcgtaccttagtaggtaggagGCGCGTCACGGAACTTGCTTCTTTGCCGGTAGCGGATCAATCAAATAACCCGACAAACTTAAAACCTCGGCATAGAGTGTACGGATGATTGCATAATAATATAGGTAGTATGGAATGGCAAGAGAACAATTATTCTATTAACTCTAAGTCCTTCCTTTTTGGCTTGTCCTTTGGGGCCGGCCATGAACGCAAGTGACCTGAGATCTATCCACATAGTTTTATGGAGTTTGTTTCGCCCAAGTTGGGTTGCTTAACTTAGTAGGTATACGCTTGTGCTATAAGCCTATAAAAAAACAGGTACGTATTTTGCCTCTCCCTGGGGCATATATAAAGACCAGCAATCTATTGTAAACATTTCAAGCATTTCTGCATCAGCTATTATCTTCCAGCCTTCATGTCACCCTAAGCACAACGTTAATGAATTACCCTGAACCACCAAGTTGGACAATCTGGTCAACAAACCTGTCCATAGGGTCAGGAAACATGCTCAAAATTGAGAAGCGAAATGGCTAGCTTATCTCAATTGAAGCCTCTGCTTCTGTAAGAGCTATCTAAAACCAACACTCTCCTTTCGCAGGATCGCGGCGTAGCCGATACCGTTTATCGAGTCATCATCTTACGATCTTTCGGAGAATTATCGCGAAGTATTTCCACTCTCGAAGCACTCAAGGTTGACGATTGGATAAAAGTGGCCGTTGTAACCTCTTCCCTGAGACTGTCGGTGATTGACAATACGGACCCTGAAAAAGCGACAGGGGAAGTCCCGGCTCGACATGGATTATGCTAATGACCACCAGCGACCATGCTTCTATCAACGGCGAACATAGCTTAATGGTCAGGCAAATCATGCCAAGGTTTCTTTAACTTGGGAGATGATATTGCAATTGTTTCTAAGAGTCTGAGCCTCAAGGTAATTGCTGGAGGCTATCGACAATTAAGTCAGAAG is part of the Fusarium poae strain DAOMC 252244 chromosome 4, whole genome shotgun sequence genome and encodes:
- a CDS encoding hypothetical protein (TransMembrane:1 (o543-561i)~BUSCO:8875at5125), whose translation is MTLVSDQVRRLDAYLDRLPVLSEVTSEDEHSETGEHGFATTNAFSTPRLDHLLRTIQSLSTTSSSQPLLPAWRIRDLLISSDIPAPASLSVNETQSDGAKSPYENELEWLLVSKATIQLHGVVLNTLLDQIVPLNDDVWYWDEVLGSYSYSSLYAVQTSPLRVWAWSQEVCTATKLRIQAGSLHHAPGELVDSTTSSLSQQWSQFYGIVQDSVRERSIANIQRRVLSPVALSRSEARRKQAQLKKLREITASGLGVLMDEGLQFGLDDDKADLQDHHDLKGVVERSVALIDMVLKEVSTLDVNISDFEDKVFAGVEEDPELSVHIEGSSTADRPAVLARRLLGIIDRSLPEHLTAMHALAKENGRPGAFVRYWLPATIGLLSSTTVLRILVNRKADIIEWFIGFGETIRDFWFNWVIEPTSKIISTIRHDKTSEIAIMSRDSLKADRESLERMVVDFALDKPHFATETGSILSDTQVDDIRHKVAEGDVTPVLRAFEKDLRRPFVGTIRGDLVRSLLIQVQKTKVDLEVAMTGIDSLLKSQELVFGFVGLTPGVLVSYSMFQYLRGVFGGRSGQRQTRKAGQAIRVLRNVDRILSEARPTETNLLSYKDHGLLLAEVHILRNLVDKLMPREIGREFLEDLDDLSNMKGIQLQTRSLERIRWAYARWLH